A region from the Geobacillus vulcani PSS1 genome encodes:
- a CDS encoding threonine synthase: MRFSYVSHLYCPKCARTYDVDQVHQLCECGSPLLVAYDLEAMRQEVVREVLKEREPSLWRYHELLPVKRPEHIVSLGEGMTPLVPMPRLGKEIGIEALYMKDEGVIPTGTFKARGAAVGVSKAKELGVKQLAMPTNGNAGAAWSLYAARAGIRATVVMPVDAPELTRKECAIAGAELYFVNGLISDAGQIVAKAIREYGWYDASTLKEPYRIEGKKTMGLEIAEQFSWQLPDVILYPTGGGVGIIGIYKAFKELKALGWVDGKMPRLVAVQAEHCAPIVKAWNEKKRESEFWPNSHTVAFGINVPKALGDFLVLEAVYETDGCAIAISDKDILAEQRAVAKLEGAFICPEGAAAFAAARKLRESGWIRDGETVVVLNTGTGLKYADLIQVAPPVLEPGDVLPKENG, encoded by the coding sequence ATGCGATTCAGCTATGTGTCCCATCTATATTGCCCCAAATGTGCACGTACATATGATGTCGATCAAGTTCATCAACTTTGCGAATGCGGCTCGCCGCTTTTGGTCGCCTATGATTTGGAGGCGATGCGCCAAGAAGTGGTGAGGGAAGTGCTCAAGGAACGCGAACCGAGCTTATGGCGATATCATGAGTTGCTGCCGGTGAAACGCCCGGAACATATCGTGTCGCTCGGTGAAGGGATGACACCGCTCGTGCCGATGCCGCGCTTAGGGAAGGAAATCGGCATTGAAGCGCTGTACATGAAAGACGAGGGGGTTATTCCAACAGGGACGTTTAAAGCTCGCGGGGCGGCGGTCGGAGTTTCCAAGGCGAAAGAACTGGGCGTCAAACAGCTCGCGATGCCGACCAACGGCAATGCGGGAGCGGCGTGGTCGCTGTACGCGGCGCGGGCGGGCATCCGCGCGACGGTCGTCATGCCGGTCGATGCGCCGGAACTGACGCGAAAAGAATGCGCCATCGCTGGGGCGGAGTTGTATTTCGTCAACGGCCTCATCAGCGACGCTGGGCAAATCGTGGCGAAAGCGATCCGCGAATACGGGTGGTACGATGCTTCTACATTAAAAGAACCCTACCGGATTGAAGGGAAGAAAACGATGGGGCTTGAGATCGCCGAGCAGTTCTCTTGGCAGCTTCCGGATGTCATTTTGTACCCGACCGGCGGCGGGGTCGGAATTATCGGCATTTACAAGGCGTTCAAAGAACTGAAAGCGCTCGGCTGGGTGGACGGCAAGATGCCGCGGCTGGTCGCCGTGCAGGCTGAGCATTGCGCGCCGATCGTGAAGGCGTGGAACGAGAAAAAGCGCGAATCGGAGTTTTGGCCGAATTCCCATACGGTGGCGTTTGGCATCAATGTCCCGAAAGCGCTCGGCGATTTCCTTGTGCTTGAGGCGGTGTATGAAACGGACGGCTGCGCCATTGCGATCAGCGATAAGGACATTTTAGCGGAACAGCGGGCGGTGGCGAAACTGGAAGGGGCGTTCATTTGTCCGGAAGGGGCGGCGGCGTTTGCCGCGGCCCGCAAGCTGCGCGAGAGCGGCTGGATTCGCGACGGGGAGACGGTCGTCGTACTCAACACGGGGACGGGATTGAAATACGCCGATTTGATTCAAGTCGCCCCGCCGGTGCTCGAGCCGGGGGATGTGCTTCCAAAGGAGAATGGATAA
- a CDS encoding sulfite oxidase-like oxidoreductase has translation MSKQLPPGQFETEKWPILHEGDVYSFDEATWNFRLFGDVKEEVSLSYGEVMRLPKTISTLDMHCVTTWSKFDTTFEGIAFREFLRFVELHPDVKYVKIYGYLNGDRFGYSANLPLDALMGDDALFVYRWKDKHHDWQDISPKHGYPLRFIPPATFYLWKGAKWASGIRFMKKDEPGYWEERGYSMTANPFKEERFAESVSKFRFW, from the coding sequence ATGTCGAAACAACTCCCTCCTGGCCAATTTGAAACGGAAAAATGGCCGATTTTGCACGAAGGAGACGTATACTCATTTGATGAAGCGACGTGGAATTTTCGGCTGTTCGGTGACGTGAAAGAGGAAGTGTCGCTGTCATATGGGGAAGTGATGCGGCTGCCGAAGACGATTTCGACCTTGGATATGCACTGCGTAACGACGTGGTCAAAATTCGACACGACGTTCGAAGGCATCGCCTTCCGCGAATTTTTGCGCTTTGTGGAGCTGCATCCCGATGTCAAATACGTGAAAATTTACGGATATTTAAACGGCGACCGGTTTGGCTATTCGGCGAACTTGCCGCTTGACGCGTTGATGGGCGATGATGCACTGTTTGTCTACCGCTGGAAAGACAAGCATCACGATTGGCAAGACATCTCGCCGAAGCACGGCTATCCGCTCCGCTTTATTCCGCCGGCGACGTTTTACTTATGGAAAGGGGCGAAATGGGCGTCCGGCATCCGCTTCATGAAAAAGGACGAGCCGGGCTACTGGGAAGAGCGCGGTTATTCGATGACCGCCAATCCGTTTAAAGAAGAGCGGTTCGCCGAATCGGTATCCAAGTTTCGGTTTTGGTGA
- a CDS encoding DUF969 domain-containing protein gives MVLIGVAIVIIGFIIRINPLLVVTLSGLATGLFAHQSLYEIIEQFGKAFTTNRYMAVFIATLPVIGLLERFGLREQAEHVVSNIKAATTGRILTAYLVIREAAAAAGLTSLGGHAQMVRPLVAPMAEGAAEAKYGTLPDRVRDDIRAHAAAVDNIGLFFGEDVFIAIGAILLMKGFFDQNGIPSDPLHMALWAIPTAVAALIVHSFRLHRLDRSLHKLLYRENGKGRA, from the coding sequence ATGGTGCTTATTGGTGTTGCGATCGTGATCATTGGTTTTATCATTCGCATCAATCCGCTGCTTGTTGTCACTTTGTCTGGATTGGCAACAGGACTCTTCGCCCATCAATCGCTCTATGAGATTATTGAACAATTTGGAAAGGCGTTTACAACCAATCGATATATGGCGGTGTTTATCGCCACCTTGCCTGTCATTGGCCTTTTGGAACGGTTTGGATTGCGCGAACAGGCAGAACATGTAGTGTCAAACATCAAGGCGGCGACAACCGGACGCATTTTGACCGCGTACTTAGTCATACGGGAAGCGGCTGCCGCGGCTGGACTCACTTCCTTGGGCGGACATGCCCAAATGGTTCGCCCACTTGTGGCTCCGATGGCAGAGGGGGCGGCCGAGGCGAAATACGGAACATTGCCGGATCGCGTCCGTGACGATATTCGCGCCCATGCGGCAGCCGTGGACAACATCGGACTGTTTTTCGGCGAAGATGTGTTCATTGCGATCGGCGCGATTTTGTTGATGAAAGGATTTTTTGATCAAAACGGCATTCCTTCTGATCCGCTGCATATGGCGTTATGGGCGATCCCAACTGCCGTAGCTGCGTTGATCGTGCACAGCTTCCGACTTCATCGGCTGGACCGCTCCCTTCACAAGCTTCTCTATCGGGAGAATGGAAAGGGGCGAGCATAA
- a CDS encoding DUF979 domain-containing protein, with protein sequence MWLSMEAVYIFLGIVVTLGSVWTFADRSNPKRLTSGLFYLLYGVTLLFGSVIPPFYTGVLVLIMVAIVGFGGLKLGKYEEASPEERQQHRQRLNNRLFIPALLIPILTVIGVTWLKNVKIGGAFLLDPKNVTLVSLGVATFMALLISMAMTRSTPFAAVKESRRLLETIGWAALLPQMLATLGTIFTTAGVGAAVSELIGTIIPTHSLFWIVVAYCVGMALFTMIMGNAFAAFPVMTAGIAVPLLIQQFGVDANHVAALGMFSGYCGTLMTPMAANFNIVPAALLDLRDQNHVIRVQVPTALILLAFNIAAMYVVTLMDL encoded by the coding sequence ATGTGGCTGTCAATGGAAGCGGTTTACATATTCTTAGGAATCGTTGTAACGTTAGGAAGCGTCTGGACGTTTGCCGACCGAAGCAACCCGAAACGCCTCACATCCGGGCTGTTTTACTTGCTTTACGGTGTGACGTTATTGTTTGGCAGCGTCATCCCGCCTTTTTATACAGGGGTGCTAGTCCTCATCATGGTGGCTATTGTAGGATTCGGAGGATTGAAGCTGGGAAAATACGAAGAAGCATCGCCGGAAGAAAGGCAGCAACATCGCCAGCGTTTGAACAACCGCCTGTTCATCCCGGCGCTGTTGATCCCGATCTTGACTGTCATCGGTGTGACTTGGCTGAAAAATGTCAAAATCGGAGGCGCGTTCCTTCTCGATCCGAAAAACGTTACTCTCGTATCATTGGGAGTGGCGACGTTCATGGCGTTGCTCATCAGCATGGCGATGACTCGGTCGACTCCGTTTGCAGCGGTCAAAGAATCGCGCCGGCTGCTTGAAACGATCGGTTGGGCCGCCCTTTTGCCGCAGATGTTGGCGACGTTAGGAACGATCTTTACAACAGCCGGGGTGGGTGCCGCTGTTTCCGAGTTGATCGGTACCATCATTCCGACTCATTCGCTGTTTTGGATTGTTGTGGCTTATTGCGTTGGCATGGCATTGTTTACCATGATCATGGGCAATGCTTTTGCCGCCTTCCCTGTTATGACCGCTGGAATCGCGGTCCCGCTGCTGATTCAACAATTTGGCGTCGACGCGAATCATGTCGCCGCTCTCGGGATGTTTTCCGGCTACTGCGGCACGTTGATGACGCCGATGGCAGCGAATTTCAACATCGTTCCCGCCGCTTTGCTTGATCTACGAGATCAAAATCATGTCATTCGCGTGCAAGTGCCGACCGCGCTCATTCTGTTGGCGTTTAACATCGCGGCGATGTATGTGGTCACGCTCATGGACTTATAA
- the pcp gene encoding pyroglutamyl-peptidase I encodes MKTVLVTGFAPFGGETVNPSLEAIKPLAGWKTDTYTVETREIPTVFGKAIETLYAAMEDVVPDLVICVGQAGGRPDLSIERVALNVNDARIPDNEGNQPIDTPIVPNGPVGYWSTLPVKAMVHELRRHGIPASVSHTAGTFVCNHLFYGLMHYIAESQRPIRGGFIHIPYLPEQAARHPGQPSMALETVVKGLRIVIDVAFRQEEDIATSEGSIC; translated from the coding sequence ATGAAAACCGTACTTGTGACCGGATTTGCGCCGTTTGGAGGAGAAACGGTGAATCCATCGCTAGAGGCGATCAAGCCATTAGCCGGTTGGAAAACCGATACGTATACGGTTGAGACAAGGGAGATTCCAACGGTATTTGGCAAAGCGATTGAGACGTTGTATGCCGCGATGGAAGACGTGGTTCCTGACCTTGTCATTTGCGTTGGTCAAGCGGGAGGACGGCCTGATCTTTCGATTGAAAGAGTGGCGCTCAATGTGAATGATGCGCGCATTCCGGATAATGAAGGCAATCAGCCGATTGACACGCCGATTGTTCCCAATGGTCCGGTCGGTTATTGGTCCACATTGCCGGTCAAGGCGATGGTCCATGAATTAAGACGGCACGGTATACCGGCTTCCGTCTCGCATACGGCTGGAACGTTTGTGTGCAATCACCTGTTTTATGGACTCATGCACTATATCGCTGAGTCGCAACGGCCCATTCGAGGCGGGTTCATCCATATCCCGTATTTGCCGGAACAAGCCGCCCGTCATCCAGGGCAGCCGAGCATGGCGTTGGAAACGGTGGTGAAAGGATTGCGGATTGTGATCGACGTCGCATTCCGGCAGGAGGAAGATATCGCAACGAGCGAAGGATCGATCTGTTAA